The following are encoded in a window of Aromatoleum petrolei genomic DNA:
- the asd gene encoding aspartate-semialdehyde dehydrogenase, protein MNKVGLVGWRGMVGSVLMQRMVEEGDFAHIEPVYFSTSAAGGKAPAFGGKEAALPLQDASNIDMLKQMDIVITCQGGDYTKAVYPQLRAAGWKGHWIDAASALRMEDNAVIILDPVNMNVIKDSLVKGGRDWIGGNCTVSLMLMGLGGLFKHDLVEWVSAMTYQAASGAGAQNMRELLAQMGALHDAVKAELADPASAILDIDRKVAATMRSADFPVKNFRGAALAGSLIPWIDVPVDNGQSKEEWKGGAECNKILGRPAFRSPGSIPIDGLCVRIGAMRCHSQGLTIKLRKDVPLDEVSDIIAKANDWVKVVPNMREISERELTPAAVTGTLAVPVGRLHKMAMGPEYLGAFTVGDQLLWGAAEPLRRMLRIVLDR, encoded by the coding sequence CGTGCTGATGCAGCGCATGGTCGAGGAGGGCGACTTCGCCCACATCGAGCCGGTGTATTTCTCGACGTCCGCGGCGGGTGGCAAGGCGCCTGCCTTCGGTGGCAAGGAAGCGGCGCTGCCGCTGCAGGACGCGTCGAACATCGACATGCTCAAGCAGATGGACATCGTGATTACCTGCCAGGGCGGCGACTACACCAAGGCCGTCTATCCGCAGTTGCGCGCAGCGGGCTGGAAGGGGCACTGGATCGACGCCGCGAGCGCGCTGCGCATGGAAGACAATGCGGTGATCATCCTGGATCCGGTCAACATGAACGTGATCAAGGATTCGCTCGTCAAGGGCGGTCGTGACTGGATCGGCGGTAACTGCACCGTCTCCCTGATGCTGATGGGCCTCGGCGGCCTCTTCAAGCACGACCTCGTCGAGTGGGTCTCTGCGATGACCTACCAGGCCGCTTCCGGCGCTGGCGCACAGAACATGCGCGAGCTGCTCGCCCAGATGGGTGCGCTGCACGACGCCGTGAAGGCGGAGTTGGCCGATCCCGCGTCGGCGATCCTCGACATCGACCGCAAAGTCGCTGCGACCATGCGCTCGGCCGATTTTCCGGTGAAAAACTTCCGCGGCGCCGCACTCGCCGGCAGCCTGATCCCGTGGATCGACGTGCCCGTCGATAACGGACAGTCGAAGGAAGAATGGAAGGGTGGCGCCGAGTGCAACAAGATCCTGGGCCGCCCCGCGTTCCGCAGCCCGGGCAGCATCCCCATCGATGGCCTGTGCGTGCGCATTGGCGCGATGCGCTGCCACTCGCAGGGGCTCACGATCAAGCTGCGCAAGGACGTGCCGCTCGATGAGGTCAGCGACATCATCGCAAAGGCAAATGACTGGGTGAAGGTCGTGCCGAACATGCGCGAGATCTCCGAGCGCGAACTGACCCCGGCGGCCGTCACTGGCACCCTTGCCGTTCCTGTCGGGCGTCTGCACAAGATGGCGATGGGGCCGGAATACCTCGGTGCCTTCACCGTCGGCGACCAGCTGCTGTGGGGGGCCGCCGAACCCCTGCGTCGCATGCTGCGCATCGTTCTCGATCGTTGA
- a CDS encoding FimV/HubP family polar landmark protein, whose amino-acid sequence MMKTSIKASLIATAIAMLPLGSNAAGLGSIHVFSGIGQPLKAEVELNASNEELQSLSARVAPPEAFRQASLQYTAAISGLRFAVERRGSRSVVKITSDRPFNDPFVDLLIELTWASGRLMREYTFLLDPVPAGPAVPAAGRGAAPVAEALGVPAASSQRKVPATSLAPAAAQAAGGGRHEIKKGDTLHRIAEANRPEGASLDQMLIALFRENPDAFEGNNINRLRTGSIVTVPSDARVREIDPVQARREVQAQSADFSAYRRKLAGAVAARPAAPESAPSRSDAGTIVPKVDEPARPAAGDQVKVSGAPSEQGAAKGADDARLARLQALEEELVARDKALQEANQRVAALEASVKQMQELLSLRSESMAQLQQQASAAPSAPASAPAEPPQQPPAVEPQQAAPAKEEAPAPVATPKPAPVPAQALAPEPVEEPGFVQGLLGDPAVLAGGGGILALLLAYAGIKARQRRKQDTEHGGESVASEFPLPTNSVFGATGGQSVNTGESSVLHTDFSQSGLSAIDTDEGVDPVAEADVYMAYGRDAQAEEILLDALKSDGSRMAIYVKLLEIYAQRKNLKAFENTATDLYSRTGGDGGDWDKAAEMGRRLDPDNPLYRASAGGGTPTTGLVTGALGVGGLASAAVGVADSAAGPAASFAAQTPAAHGPVLTEIPGDAGIEALPEVDAGALDFDLDAGLDLGSADAAVETPMPQLEAAPSIEAPHAVEDAPSFDLDVGGIVEQASEKGVAAADPDPMLATVIGQGMDFAAADQALEFDLAPELDVAAPPAGGEVSLDQTMISPDGAPAMSGPAVAEDLEKTSFDSSLLDFDFNLDGGVNQPSAIPPALDLTGIDLNLEAASLASSDGTADDGSDAAASAGGLAPGADVIEEVNTKLELARAYEEMGDTEGARELIEEVLREGSAEQREAAALLAQRLG is encoded by the coding sequence ATGATGAAAACATCGATCAAGGCCTCCCTGATCGCGACGGCGATCGCCATGCTCCCCCTTGGCAGCAATGCCGCAGGACTCGGTTCGATCCATGTTTTCAGCGGTATCGGACAGCCGCTCAAGGCAGAGGTCGAGCTGAATGCGAGCAATGAGGAACTGCAATCGCTTTCGGCGCGCGTTGCTCCCCCAGAAGCCTTCCGTCAAGCAAGCCTTCAATATACCGCTGCAATTTCCGGGCTTCGCTTCGCAGTCGAGCGCAGAGGCAGTCGCTCGGTTGTCAAGATCACCAGCGACAGGCCATTCAACGACCCCTTTGTCGACCTCCTGATCGAGCTGACTTGGGCCTCGGGTCGGCTGATGCGCGAATACACCTTCCTGCTTGACCCCGTGCCTGCGGGGCCTGCGGTACCAGCCGCAGGGCGCGGGGCGGCTCCGGTTGCTGAAGCGCTTGGGGTTCCTGCCGCGTCGTCGCAACGCAAGGTGCCTGCGACGAGCCTGGCGCCGGCGGCTGCCCAGGCGGCCGGTGGCGGGCGCCATGAGATCAAGAAGGGCGACACGCTGCACCGGATCGCCGAGGCGAACCGACCCGAGGGCGCCAGCCTCGATCAGATGCTGATAGCCCTGTTTCGCGAAAACCCCGATGCGTTCGAAGGAAACAACATCAATCGTCTGCGCACCGGCTCGATCGTGACGGTTCCGTCCGATGCACGCGTTCGCGAGATCGATCCCGTCCAGGCGCGTCGTGAAGTCCAGGCGCAGTCCGCCGATTTTTCCGCCTATCGCAGGAAGCTCGCCGGAGCAGTCGCCGCACGGCCGGCGGCGCCGGAATCGGCTCCGTCGCGCAGCGACGCAGGTACGATCGTGCCGAAGGTGGATGAGCCGGCGCGGCCGGCTGCGGGCGATCAGGTCAAGGTTTCCGGCGCACCATCTGAGCAAGGTGCCGCGAAAGGCGCCGACGACGCCCGTCTCGCCCGCCTTCAGGCGCTTGAGGAAGAACTCGTTGCGCGCGACAAGGCGCTGCAGGAGGCGAACCAGCGAGTCGCCGCCCTGGAGGCCAGTGTCAAACAGATGCAGGAGTTGCTGAGCCTGCGCAGCGAGAGCATGGCGCAGTTGCAGCAGCAGGCCAGCGCGGCGCCGTCGGCCCCGGCCTCCGCGCCCGCTGAGCCGCCGCAACAGCCGCCGGCCGTCGAGCCGCAGCAGGCTGCGCCGGCCAAGGAGGAAGCGCCCGCTCCGGTGGCGACTCCCAAGCCGGCACCCGTCCCGGCGCAGGCTCTCGCACCTGAGCCGGTCGAGGAGCCGGGCTTCGTCCAGGGGCTGCTTGGCGATCCTGCGGTACTTGCCGGAGGCGGGGGGATTCTCGCGCTCCTCCTGGCCTACGCCGGCATCAAGGCGCGTCAGCGTCGCAAGCAGGATACGGAGCATGGAGGCGAATCCGTAGCGAGCGAATTCCCTCTGCCGACAAATTCGGTATTCGGGGCAACCGGCGGGCAGAGCGTCAATACGGGCGAGAGCAGCGTACTGCATACCGATTTCAGCCAGTCCGGACTGTCGGCGATCGACACTGACGAGGGCGTCGATCCTGTCGCCGAAGCAGACGTATACATGGCCTACGGGCGCGACGCGCAAGCCGAAGAGATCCTTCTCGACGCACTGAAATCCGACGGGTCGAGGATGGCGATCTACGTCAAGCTGCTGGAGATTTACGCCCAACGCAAGAACCTCAAGGCGTTCGAAAATACTGCGACGGATCTCTACTCGCGGACCGGGGGAGATGGGGGAGATTGGGACAAGGCTGCCGAGATGGGGCGCCGCCTCGATCCCGATAATCCGCTGTATCGTGCTTCGGCCGGGGGAGGGACTCCGACCACCGGGCTCGTCACCGGCGCATTGGGCGTGGGCGGTCTTGCGAGCGCGGCTGTAGGGGTTGCCGATTCAGCAGCAGGTCCTGCAGCATCGTTCGCAGCACAAACGCCGGCAGCGCATGGGCCCGTGCTGACCGAGATCCCGGGCGATGCAGGCATCGAAGCCTTGCCGGAGGTGGATGCGGGGGCACTCGACTTCGATCTCGATGCCGGACTGGATCTTGGAAGCGCTGACGCGGCAGTAGAAACGCCGATGCCGCAGCTCGAGGCTGCTCCGTCCATTGAAGCGCCGCACGCAGTCGAGGATGCGCCCTCCTTCGATCTCGATGTCGGCGGAATTGTCGAGCAGGCGTCCGAGAAGGGGGTGGCCGCAGCCGACCCCGACCCGATGCTCGCCACTGTGATCGGTCAGGGGATGGATTTCGCCGCAGCGGACCAGGCACTCGAATTCGATCTGGCTCCGGAACTGGATGTCGCGGCGCCGCCGGCAGGTGGCGAGGTTAGCCTCGATCAGACCATGATCTCCCCGGATGGCGCGCCTGCAATGAGCGGCCCCGCTGTAGCGGAAGATCTGGAAAAAACCTCTTTCGACAGCAGTTTGCTGGATTTCGACTTCAACCTTGATGGCGGAGTGAACCAGCCGTCGGCGATTCCTCCTGCGCTCGATCTTACGGGTATTGACCTGAATCTTGAGGCAGCCTCCCTGGCTTCCTCGGACGGAACGGCCGATGATGGCAGCGACGCTGCAGCGTCGGCTGGCGGTCTCGCTCCCGGTGCGGACGTTATCGAAGAGGTCAACACGAAGCTTGAGCTTGCCCGCGCCTATGAGGAAATGGGTGACACCGAAGGGGCGCGGGAGCTTATCGAGGAGGTGTTGCGCGAGGGTTCGGCTGAACAGCGGGAGGCAGCTGCGCTTCTGGCTCAGCGACTCGGCTGA
- a CDS encoding CbiQ family ECF transporter T component, whose translation MHSGFLIALWMASVVVLQLLPPQVLGAALLLCALAGWWLAPLRSLKLLRRVRFLILAILVLFAGFTPGEALFPGIPELSPSREGVILAAEHVGRLIGVVLCVAVLMEGLPVSRLVSGLNALLSPFGRIGLPTQRLAVRLMLVLHFVESGRPSEWREWLTNDGSDDDGTEKIVLARERLTRREWTLLLAILVVAVLWFGVAR comes from the coding sequence ATGCATTCCGGATTTCTGATCGCATTGTGGATGGCGTCTGTCGTCGTCCTGCAGCTGTTGCCACCGCAGGTTTTGGGGGCGGCGCTCCTGTTGTGTGCGCTTGCTGGCTGGTGGCTTGCCCCGTTGCGCAGCCTCAAGCTGCTGCGACGCGTGCGCTTCCTGATCCTTGCCATTCTCGTTCTGTTTGCCGGATTCACGCCAGGTGAGGCACTTTTTCCCGGAATTCCTGAGCTCAGTCCGAGCCGCGAAGGGGTGATATTGGCTGCCGAACACGTGGGGCGATTGATTGGGGTCGTGCTGTGCGTGGCCGTGCTGATGGAGGGGCTTCCTGTCTCGCGTCTGGTTAGCGGACTGAACGCGCTGTTGAGCCCATTCGGACGGATAGGGCTCCCCACCCAGCGCCTTGCAGTGCGCCTCATGCTCGTTCTGCACTTTGTCGAGTCGGGGCGGCCCTCCGAGTGGCGCGAGTGGCTGACCAACGATGGTTCCGATGATGACGGTACCGAGAAAATCGTGTTGGCACGTGAACGATTGACGCGGCGGGAATGGACACTCCTGCTCGCGATCCTCGTCGTGGCAGTGCTGTGGTTCGGAGTCGCACGATGA
- the truA gene encoding tRNA pseudouridine(38-40) synthase TruA, whose product MRIALGVEYAGDSFQGWQSQSHGRTVQDHLEAALSGMAGHPVRLHCAGRTDAGVHATAQVVHFDTPAAREPYSWVRGTNARLKGPVSVRWAVEVGEDFHARFCAVSRRYRYILYNSPVRPALLAGRVGWFHPLLDESAMVEAARSLIGWHDFSAFRAAGCQAKSPIKLMHEAQVKRDGDYIVFDFWANAFLHHMVRNLVGSLLYVGKGHFPPEWMADVLQSCDRSRAAMTFTPDGLYLAGVEYPSHWPLPDEGRIIALPRIPFV is encoded by the coding sequence ATGAGAATAGCGCTTGGTGTCGAATATGCTGGGGACTCGTTTCAGGGCTGGCAGAGCCAGTCGCACGGGCGGACTGTGCAGGATCATCTCGAGGCGGCCCTTTCAGGGATGGCCGGCCATCCGGTGCGGCTCCACTGTGCCGGGCGGACCGATGCCGGTGTTCATGCGACTGCGCAGGTGGTGCACTTCGACACGCCGGCCGCACGGGAACCGTACAGTTGGGTACGGGGCACGAATGCGCGGCTGAAGGGGCCCGTGTCGGTGCGTTGGGCGGTGGAGGTCGGCGAGGATTTTCACGCGCGCTTCTGCGCCGTTTCGCGCCGGTATCGATACATCCTCTACAACTCGCCCGTGCGCCCGGCGCTCCTGGCGGGGCGTGTGGGGTGGTTTCACCCCCTGCTTGATGAATCCGCGATGGTCGAGGCGGCTCGTTCCCTCATCGGTTGGCACGACTTTTCGGCCTTCCGTGCGGCCGGATGCCAAGCGAAGTCGCCGATCAAGCTCATGCACGAAGCACAGGTCAAGCGCGACGGGGACTACATCGTCTTCGATTTCTGGGCGAATGCTTTCTTGCACCACATGGTGCGCAACCTTGTCGGCTCGCTCCTGTATGTCGGCAAGGGCCATTTCCCCCCGGAATGGATGGCGGACGTATTGCAGTCGTGCGACCGGAGCCGGGCCGCGATGACCTTTACCCCCGACGGACTGTATCTCGCCGGCGTCGAATACCCTTCGCACTGGCCGTTGCCGGATGAAGGGCGTATCATCGCTCTCCCGCGTATCCCCTTCGTCTGA
- a CDS encoding phosphoribosylanthranilate isomerase — protein MSRTRIKICGLTRAEDVHAAVEAGADAIGLVFYPPSPRFVAFERAAELAALVPPFVTTVGLFVNADAAYVLQALAQVPLQLLQFHGDESEAQCAAFGRPWIKAARVRPGVDLVEFSASHPSAAGLLLDAFVDGYGGGGKVFDWSLIPERLGRPLILSGGLDPGNVAEAVRRIRPWAVDVSSGVESGKGIKDAARIAAFVAGVRNADG, from the coding sequence GTGTCCAGAACCCGAATCAAGATCTGCGGCCTGACCCGCGCCGAAGATGTGCATGCCGCCGTCGAGGCTGGCGCGGATGCGATCGGACTGGTGTTCTATCCCCCCAGCCCGCGTTTCGTCGCATTCGAGCGCGCGGCGGAGCTGGCGGCGCTGGTGCCGCCTTTCGTCACGACAGTGGGACTTTTCGTCAACGCCGATGCTGCTTACGTGCTCCAGGCGCTTGCTCAGGTGCCCTTGCAGCTCCTGCAGTTTCACGGTGATGAGAGCGAAGCTCAATGTGCGGCGTTCGGCCGTCCCTGGATCAAGGCTGCGCGAGTGCGCCCCGGGGTCGATCTGGTAGAATTCTCCGCTTCCCACCCGTCTGCTGCCGGATTGCTGCTCGACGCGTTTGTCGACGGCTACGGTGGTGGCGGCAAGGTTTTCGATTGGTCCCTGATTCCCGAGCGCCTCGGGCGGCCGCTGATCCTTTCCGGTGGACTGGACCCCGGCAACGTAGCCGAGGCAGTCCGCCGCATAAGGCCGTGGGCTGTCGATGTGTCCAGCGGTGTGGAGTCGGGAAAGGGTATCAAGGATGCGGCACGGATTGCCGCGTTCGTTGCTGGAGTACGCAATGCAGACGGCTGA
- the trpB gene encoding tryptophan synthase subunit beta, translating to MQTADKPYRFPDARGHFGPYGGVFVAETLIPALDELNAAYEACRNNPAFMAEFEYELKHYVGRPSPIYHAKRMSDSLGGAQIYFKREDLNHTGAHKVNNCIGQALVARYMGKPRVIAETGAGQHGVATATVAARYGMDCVVYMGAEDVKRQAANVYRMKLLGAKVVPVESGSRTLKDALNEAMRDWVTNIHNTFYIIGTVAGPHPYPMMVRDFQAVIGTECLVQMPEMTGRQPDYVVACVGGGSNAMGIFYPYIGVPGVRLIGVEAYGEGLDSGRHSASLTGGTPGVLHGNRTYLLQSEDGQIIETHSISAGLDYPGVGPEHAWLKDSDRAEYVGVTDEEALAAFHDLCHLEGIIPALESSHAIAYAMKLAPTLPRDKILLVNLSGRGDKDMHTVAEKSGIQF from the coding sequence ATGCAGACGGCTGACAAGCCATACCGGTTTCCTGATGCGCGCGGCCATTTCGGGCCTTACGGTGGTGTCTTCGTTGCCGAGACGCTGATTCCGGCGCTGGACGAACTCAATGCGGCCTACGAGGCATGCCGGAACAACCCGGCCTTCATGGCCGAGTTCGAATACGAGCTCAAGCACTACGTCGGTCGGCCGAGCCCGATCTACCATGCAAAACGCATGTCCGATTCACTCGGCGGTGCGCAGATCTATTTCAAACGAGAGGATCTGAACCACACCGGCGCGCACAAGGTGAACAACTGCATCGGGCAAGCACTTGTTGCGCGCTACATGGGAAAGCCGCGTGTGATCGCCGAAACCGGTGCTGGTCAGCACGGGGTCGCTACTGCGACCGTGGCCGCACGCTACGGCATGGACTGCGTTGTTTACATGGGTGCCGAGGATGTGAAGCGCCAGGCGGCCAACGTGTACCGCATGAAGCTCCTGGGAGCGAAGGTTGTTCCGGTCGAGTCAGGCTCCAGAACTTTGAAAGACGCGCTCAACGAAGCAATGCGCGACTGGGTCACGAACATCCACAATACCTTCTACATCATTGGCACGGTTGCCGGTCCGCATCCCTATCCGATGATGGTGCGCGACTTCCAGGCGGTTATTGGTACGGAATGTCTCGTACAGATGCCCGAAATGACCGGACGTCAGCCCGATTATGTGGTCGCCTGCGTCGGCGGCGGCTCGAATGCGATGGGTATCTTCTACCCCTATATCGGTGTTCCCGGAGTCAGGCTGATCGGCGTCGAGGCCTACGGCGAGGGGCTGGACTCCGGGCGTCACTCGGCCAGTCTTACCGGCGGGACCCCCGGCGTGCTGCACGGGAACCGTACCTACCTGCTGCAGAGCGAGGACGGCCAGATCATCGAGACGCACTCGATCTCGGCGGGGCTCGACTATCCCGGAGTCGGGCCGGAGCATGCCTGGCTCAAGGACAGCGATCGGGCGGAGTACGTCGGTGTCACCGACGAGGAGGCGTTGGCCGCGTTCCACGATCTGTGCCACCTCGAAGGCATTATCCCCGCGCTCGAGTCGTCCCACGCCATTGCCTATGCCATGAAACTTGCGCCGACCCTGCCGCGCGACAAGATCCTGCTGGTCAACCTTTCCGGTCGCGGCGACAAGGATATGCACACCGTCGCCGAAAAGTCCGGCATCCAGTTCTGA
- the trpA gene encoding tryptophan synthase subunit alpha, producing MSRIQSVFQSLQASGRRALIPFITAGDPAPELTVPLMHALVEGGADIIELGVPFSDPMADGPTIQRASERALINGMSLRKVLALVSEFRATNGSTPVVLMGYANPIEAMGVERFVAAAAAAGVDGVLVVDYPPEECAVFARTLKAADIDPIFLLAPTSTEQRIREVATIGSGYIYYVSLKGVTGSGALDFNDVAARMPQIREGVGMPVGVGFGIRDAESARRIGEVADAVVIGSRIIEEIENSPLDQAVARVKNFVAGVRAALDQIQGAPR from the coding sequence ATGTCCAGAATCCAGTCAGTTTTTCAGAGCCTGCAGGCCTCCGGGCGGCGGGCTCTGATCCCCTTCATCACCGCGGGCGACCCCGCTCCTGAACTCACCGTGCCGCTGATGCATGCGCTCGTCGAAGGCGGAGCGGATATCATCGAACTGGGTGTTCCGTTTTCCGATCCGATGGCCGACGGTCCGACGATCCAGCGCGCGTCCGAGCGTGCACTCATCAATGGAATGAGCCTGCGCAAGGTCCTTGCACTGGTAAGCGAGTTTCGCGCGACGAACGGCAGTACTCCGGTCGTTCTCATGGGCTATGCGAATCCGATCGAGGCCATGGGCGTCGAGCGTTTCGTCGCCGCAGCCGCTGCTGCCGGTGTGGACGGTGTTCTTGTCGTCGACTACCCACCGGAGGAGTGCGCGGTGTTTGCACGCACGCTCAAGGCGGCCGACATCGATCCGATCTTCCTTCTCGCGCCGACTTCCACCGAACAGCGCATCCGCGAGGTCGCAACAATCGGCAGCGGCTACATCTACTACGTCTCGCTCAAAGGTGTGACTGGGTCGGGGGCGCTCGATTTCAATGATGTCGCCGCACGCATGCCGCAGATCCGGGAAGGCGTCGGCATGCCGGTTGGCGTCGGTTTCGGAATCCGCGATGCCGAATCGGCTCGTCGCATCGGCGAAGTGGCTGACGCGGTCGTGATCGGCAGTCGCATCATCGAGGAAATCGAAAACAGTCCGCTCGATCAGGCGGTAGCCCGGGTAAAGAACTTCGTTGCGGGCGTGCGTGCCGCGCTCGACCAGATCCAAGGAGCTCCGCGATGA
- the accD gene encoding acetyl-CoA carboxylase, carboxyltransferase subunit beta, whose product MSWLQKLLPPKIKRAESAARKSIPEGLWSKCSACEAVLYRSDLESNQSVCPKCGHHQRLRARARLDMLLDAEGRFEIGNEVVPVDSLKFKDSRRYTERLSAANDDTGEADAMVVMQGAILTVPVVVACFEFEFLGGSMGSVVGERFVRGAKAALEQRLPFICITATGGARMQEGLFSLMQMAKTTAAITQLAERKLPFLTILTDPTMGGVSASFAFMGDVVIAEPGALIGFAGPRVIEQTVRETLPEGFQRSEFLLEKGAIDMIVDRREMRSKVAELLTLLTRQPAIGV is encoded by the coding sequence ATGAGTTGGCTTCAGAAGCTGCTGCCGCCCAAGATCAAGCGCGCCGAGAGCGCTGCGCGCAAATCAATTCCGGAGGGTCTTTGGAGTAAGTGTTCGGCCTGTGAGGCTGTGCTTTATCGATCAGATCTCGAAAGCAACCAGAGCGTGTGTCCGAAGTGCGGCCACCATCAGCGCCTGCGTGCGCGCGCCCGGCTCGATATGCTGCTCGATGCGGAAGGGCGCTTCGAGATCGGCAATGAGGTCGTGCCGGTCGATTCGCTAAAGTTCAAGGATTCGCGGCGCTACACCGAGCGCTTGTCGGCCGCCAATGACGATACCGGTGAGGCCGATGCTATGGTCGTGATGCAGGGGGCCATCCTGACGGTGCCGGTCGTGGTGGCCTGCTTCGAATTCGAGTTTCTCGGAGGATCGATGGGCTCCGTGGTCGGTGAGCGTTTTGTGCGTGGTGCGAAGGCGGCCCTCGAGCAGCGACTGCCCTTCATCTGCATTACCGCCACCGGCGGTGCGCGCATGCAGGAAGGTCTCTTTTCGCTCATGCAGATGGCAAAGACGACGGCCGCGATCACGCAACTTGCCGAGCGCAAGCTGCCATTTCTCACGATTCTCACCGACCCCACGATGGGCGGTGTGTCGGCGAGCTTCGCCTTCATGGGGGACGTGGTGATCGCCGAACCCGGCGCGCTGATCGGTTTTGCCGGCCCGCGTGTCATCGAGCAGACCGTGCGGGAAACCCTGCCGGAAGGCTTCCAGCGTTCGGAATTCCTACTCGAAAAAGGTGCGATCGACATGATCGTCGATCGGCGCGAGATGCGCTCGAAGGTCGCCGAACTTCTGACCCTGTTGACCCGCCAGCCAGCAATCGGCGTCTGA
- the folC gene encoding bifunctional tetrahydrofolate synthase/dihydrofolate synthase: MQFPDSLSGCLELLESRHATQIQLGLERVSRVRDALGVRSDAVVITVGGTNGKGSTCAMLEAILLAAGYRVGCYTSPHLLRYNERVRIDGREVEDRILVDAFRAVEEARGHTSLTYFEQGTLAAWWVFCREPLDVVILEVGLGGRLDAVNAIDPDCAIVTGIAMDHMDWLGDTREKIGLEKAGIFRAGRPAICADPMAPATLVDHARAIGAELKLVGQDFGHSGDRTQWAWWSKGGVRRGGLAYPALRGANQLLNASAVLMALETLRQRIPVSMQAVRQGLMLVELPGRFQVLPGKPSVVLDVAHNPQAAGVLSENLSNMGFFPETWAVLGMLADKDVEGVVRLIEDRVDHWMLVSLPGARGLSAERLAERLRSVGVRGDIQLFAEPVEGYEAARQSAGEGDRIVAFGSFLTVADVLAAARAARH, from the coding sequence ATGCAATTTCCCGACTCCCTGAGCGGCTGCCTCGAGTTGCTCGAAAGCCGCCATGCCACCCAGATTCAGCTTGGCCTGGAGCGCGTCTCCCGTGTGCGCGACGCGCTCGGCGTGCGCAGCGACGCTGTGGTGATCACCGTTGGCGGTACCAACGGCAAGGGTTCGACTTGCGCGATGCTCGAGGCGATCCTGCTCGCTGCCGGATATCGTGTTGGCTGCTACACCTCGCCTCATCTGCTGCGTTACAACGAGCGCGTGCGCATCGATGGGCGCGAGGTTGAGGACCGGATCCTGGTGGATGCCTTTCGTGCCGTCGAGGAGGCGCGCGGACACACCTCGTTGACGTATTTCGAACAGGGTACGCTCGCCGCCTGGTGGGTATTCTGCCGCGAGCCGCTCGATGTAGTCATCCTCGAGGTCGGCCTGGGGGGGCGCCTTGATGCGGTCAATGCGATCGACCCCGATTGTGCCATCGTGACGGGGATCGCGATGGACCACATGGACTGGCTGGGCGACACGCGGGAGAAGATCGGCTTGGAGAAGGCAGGAATTTTCCGCGCCGGACGTCCGGCGATTTGTGCCGATCCGATGGCCCCGGCCACGCTGGTCGATCATGCACGCGCGATCGGTGCCGAACTGAAGCTCGTTGGCCAAGATTTCGGACACAGCGGTGACCGCACGCAGTGGGCGTGGTGGAGTAAGGGTGGTGTGCGTCGGGGAGGTCTTGCCTATCCTGCGCTGCGCGGCGCCAACCAGCTTCTGAATGCGTCGGCCGTACTGATGGCGCTGGAAACCCTGAGGCAGCGGATTCCCGTGTCCATGCAGGCGGTGCGCCAGGGGCTGATGCTCGTGGAACTGCCAGGGCGCTTCCAGGTGCTGCCGGGAAAACCTTCGGTCGTGCTTGACGTTGCGCACAATCCGCAGGCTGCGGGCGTACTGTCGGAAAACCTGTCGAACATGGGCTTTTTCCCCGAGACGTGGGCGGTCTTGGGAATGCTCGCGGACAAAGATGTTGAAGGGGTCGTGAGGCTGATCGAGGATCGCGTCGACCACTGGATGCTCGTGAGTCTCCCCGGGGCTCGCGGGCTCAGCGCCGAGAGGCTTGCAGAGCGGCTGCGCAGCGTTGGTGTGCGTGGTGACATCCAGCTTTTCGCTGAACCCGTCGAGGGCTACGAGGCCGCCCGTCAATCTGCTGGCGAGGGTGATAGAATCGTAGCCTTTGGCTCATTCCTGACGGTCGCGGATGTTTTGGCTGCCGCCCGTGCCGCTCGTCATTGA